A genome region from Haliotis asinina isolate JCU_RB_2024 chromosome 11, JCU_Hal_asi_v2, whole genome shotgun sequence includes the following:
- the LOC137255840 gene encoding carbonic anhydrase 7-like, with product MLIPVAVLIVAAAIGVAAESALCPLPSHHVHFGYHLGSEDGPSDWSHLDQDTHCCGGSNQSPIDIETEDIHCAHLGDIEYERKPRGPISGNLKINGHGANLAFFENERLVTKDIPFSDGEYVLASMHFHSPSEHLVNGKHMDGELHLVHFKKEYGNFHDAVDEENGLAVIGVFLKVTDESHDHAFNRFVDGVAHLDGDKPEEVSLDPRQLLLDHKHYATYKGSLTTPPCSESVRWVLMTKPIFTTADRLGVLKSVPVEGGEALSVDRNVRPAQPLNGRIVYYACR from the exons ATGCTGATTCCTGTTGCTGTCCTCATCGTAGCAGCCGCCATCGGCGTTGCTGCCGAGAGCGCCTTATGTCCTCTTCCCAGCCATCACGTGCACTTTGGCTACCACCTTGGGTCAGAAGATG GTCCTTCTGACTGGAGCCATCTGGACCAAGATACCCACTGCTGTGGTGGGTCCAACCAGTCTCCCATAGATATCGAAACTGAGGACATACACTGCGCCCATCTAGGCGATATAGAGTACGAACGCAAACCAAGAGGTCCGATTTCTGGCAATCTAAAAATAAACG GCCATGGCGCGAATCTCGCCTTCTTCGAAAACGAACGTCTCGTGACGAAGGACATCCCTTTCTCTGACGGGGAATACGTCCTGGCCTCAATGCACTTCCATTCTCCCTCGGAACATCTCGTCAACGGCAAGCACATGGATGGGGAG CTACACCTGGTTCACTTCAAGAAGGAGTATGGGAACTTTCACGATGCAGTAGACGAAGAAAATGGCTTAGCTGTCATCGGAGTGTTCCTGAAG GTAACCGATGAGTCACATGACCATGCTTTCAATCGGTTTGTGGATGGAGTGGCACATCTGGATGGCG ATAAACCTGAGGAGGTGAGTCTGGATCCCCGGCAGCTGCTTTTGGACCATAAACATTACGCCACATACAAGGGTTCGCTGACAACCCCACCCTGTTCGGAGTCGGTTCGATGGGTTCTGATGACGAAGCCGATCTTCACCACAGCAGACAGG CTCGGCGTGTTGAAGTCTGTCCCAGTGGAAGGCGGCGAGGCACTGTCAGTAGACAGAAACGTCAGGCCCGCCCAGCCGCTCAATGGCCGTATCGTCTACTACGCATGTCGCTAA